The DNA segment TTTAAGTGGAAGTGTAGATTTTCACTCATCTTGTGTATTTGGTCACTTTGGTCAAACAAATATCTCACACCTAAATCAAAACAATACAATCATGGATGAGATTTATAGTGTAAATCACAAATTAGAAGAAGCAGTTATAAGAAGTATTTGTGGGCTGATGATGTTTAGTGGAGATAATGCAAAGAAAAAAATCTCACTACTATCAGGGGGAGAGAAATCAAGGGTAATGCTTGGTAAAATAATAGCTCAAAATGTAAACCTACTTTTCCTAGATGAGCCAACAAACCACTTGGATATAGACTCTATAGATGCCCTAACAAATGCCATAAAAGCTTTTAAAGGTTCTTGTATGATTGTAACCCACTCGGAAGAGTTATTAAGAGCTGTATGTGATAGATTGATTGTATTTACAAATGATGGTGCAGATTATTTCAATGGAACTTATGATGAGTTCTTAGAAAAAATTGGTTGGGAAGATGACGCAGTTGAAGAGAAAAAGGTTGAAAAACCTAAAAGAAACAAAAAAGAGATAAAAAAACTAAGAGCAGAAATAGTAACTCAAAAAAGCCAAGCAACAAAACCTATAAGAACAAGAATAGAAGAGATAGAGGCTTTAAGTGGCCAAGAAAAATTAAAACATGAGCAAGAACTAAGAGAGTTACAAAAACAACTTGATAAGTTAAATGATGAGTTTCAAAAAAAGCTAGATGAGATTTAGTATCTAAAATGAGTAAGCTAAAATATCTAGCACACTATCCAAAAGAGTATGTGGAGCAAATACAAAAGCTACTAGATGAAAAAAAGCTAGATAAATATCTACTTAGCAAATATAAAACCTGTCACGAATATAAAAGTGACAAGGCTTTGTATGAATACACAATGGATTTAAAAAACCAATTCCTAAAAAAATCTCTGCCACTTAGCAAAGTAGTATATGATGGAAAAATCAATGTCATAAACGACGCCTTAGGTTTACATACCATCATCTCAAGAGTTCAAGGTGGAAAACTAAAAAGCAAAAACGAAATAAGAATAGCCTCAATCTTTAAAAACGTACCCCAAGAGTTTTTACAAATGATTGTAGTACATGAACTAGCCCATATAAAAGAGAAACAACACGACAAAACCTTTTATAGCCTATGCACCTTTATGGAACCAAACTATCACCAATATGAGTTTGATTTAAGAGTTTATCTTACATATGTAGATAGATTTGGGAAGTTGTATTAGGGGGAAATATTATATCTAGCTAGAAATATTTATAATCCTTGTATTTCAACACCTAAAATATATGCTAACTCAAATATTGTAACTGTATCTTCATTATTATTCATCATTTCTTGTACAATTCTTTTATCTATTGAATAAGTTTCTTCTAATAAGTTTATTTCTATGAAAGTTGAATATTCATTGACAATTTTATTTCCTAAATACAAACTAATTCCATTTTTAATTAATAAAATCAATTCTATATCTTCTGTTCCATATTTTATAAGATTATATAAACTTTCTTCTAATACCTCTAATTCATTAAGTACTTCTATAAACTTAATCAAAGTATTGTCTAAAAACTCTTGTTCTTCATGGATTCTAACTATTGCTAAATTTACCCTTTTTCTTTTCGTTTTATATCTTATATTTGTCCAAAGTTCAGCAAAACCTCCTCTTTTTTCATCCCCCCATTTTCCTACATAAACAAGACACTTTTCATCTTCTAACTCAACTTTATATTTTTTAACATCTAATGTTTCTAATTCAAGATTAGAAATATTAGTGTCATCTTCTTTTTTATTAAACCTTTCCCAATACCATAAAAAATGACCTACCATATAATTATAAGGTGTGCCATTCATTCTCCATTCTAAAAACATTGTATAAAAATTCTGAGTTTCATTATGATGTAGACGTCTAATATTTTCATATTCTCTTTTTTCTTTTATAAAAGGAAGAAATATTTTTACAATTACATTAAAAACCTCTTTGGGAGAAGAAATTCTTTCATTATCATCTTGATACTCAATTAAGATGTTATTCATTTCTTCTTCATATTGTAAAATATCAATTTCAACTATATTATTAGAGAAACAAGTACTTCCAATTTTTGTTTTTGACTTTTCTATTTTTTTATTTTCTAAAATATCTGATTCAAAATTAGCAATAAACTCATCAGCTTCTTTTTTTTCTTTTTTATTTTTCTCTGAAATATTAGTATTTTCTAATAAAACATTTGTAGGCACTTCTCTATGTTTTTTATCTACTTGCATACAGTTTTTAATAAAACCTTTAATATCTGCATTTTCCGCAATAAAATCAGAACCTATTAAATATATTTCTGGTTCTAAAAGATTCATATTTTTGCTATTATTAGAAAAAACTTCACTAAACCTTGACAACCTACCTATTAAATTTTTGAACTGAGAAGGAGTAAGTAATCCTTTTCCTTTTTTATTATCCAACATGAATAATTTATTTATTGGAAGATTTACTCCTTCGAGTAAAGTTGAACTAGTAACAATAAATTTTATACACTTTTCTTTTCTAAATAAATCTTCAATATATAATCTAACTTGATTAGGCACAGAGCCATGATGATATATTATTCCTTTTTTTAAACATTTAATTAAATTATAATCTTTATGAAGAAACTTAGATAAATTCTTACATGCATCTTCAATTTTTTTTGATTTAACTATAGGTAATTTTTCTGATAACATGATTGAAAACAACTCAATTTGCTTGGGTTTGTTAAAATAAATTATATTCTTAGAGCCCTGTTCATTTATAATTAAATCAATCTCATTTATAAAAGACTTATTTTTAATCTCAAAAAACTTATTCAAAAACTGATCATAAATTTCAATATTTTTGTTCTCACTTTTTTCTCTAAAATCTCTTATAAAAAATTTTTCAGACTTTATATATTCACTAACTCTAAATTCTTTTAATTCATGTTTTGCATATGAAATATTTAAATTTTTACTATCTAATAAAAAAGGTGTTAAATATTTAAAAACAGCTTTTTGATTTCTTTTATTTAGAATAGCTATTGTAATTGCTAATAAGGTACTTCTTGAATTATTGTCTAATAAGTTATGGGCTTCATCAACAAATACTAAATCAAATTTCAAATGACTATCCTTTTTCAGTAATCTTAATAATCTTTCCTGAGTTAAGACTGCTAATATATTTTTAGATGTAGGTGTATACATTTCTGGAAAAGTTAATATACTTGGTATGTTTTCAATATTTGACTCTATTATTCTTTTTTTTGTTTGAGATACAAGTGCTTTAGTTGGAACAATAATACAAATATTATTATATAGCTGCTTTTTTATACCCTCTATAATTAATTCTGATTTACCATAAGATGTCGGTGCAACAATAGATAAAGATGTATCTATTTCATTCATAAAAAATTCATTTAATTTTTTTTGTTCACTAGTTAAATAAATTTTTTCAGATTTATAATTTTCCATATATGAAGAATTCAATATATTGAAAAAACTTTCTTTTTTATATAAAAGATTTTTTTCTATAAACTTTGATATAGGGATAAATCCTTTATTTATAGATATATCAAATAAAGGTTTATAGTCAGCAGTCTTATTTGAATACATTAATATAATTTTATACCCTAAATTAATAATATTAATATCTTTTTCATTAAGAAAGATTATTGCTATCTGAAGTAATCTAATTAATTTTTTTTTAGGTAAATCTTCTTTTAACAATACTTTTTCATAAAATTTATCAAATTTAGTATTTCGTAATCTTGATAATGTTAAATCTTTTCTCATGATTTAATCTCATTTCTAAGAAAATCTTCAATTTTATAATAAGTTTCTTTTTGTATAGAAAAGATAAACTCTTTTTTAAATGAATTCTTTTTATTTAATCGATTTCTAAAATCCTTTATATATCGGCTCTCAACAATATTCTTTGGAGAAGAAAATAAAGAAGAAACTAAAATTACATTTTTATCTAAACTTGTAGCATTTTCATCTGATACTTCATCTTCAATATCCAATAAAATATCTTCAACAACTTTTTTTCTATCGATATTGTTATCTAAAGCTATTTTAGCACCATTAATTGCATTTTCCCATAAAGAACATTCATTCTCATTAAGTCTTTTTAACAAATCTGCCTTTGCTCTATTTAAAAAAATGCTTGTCATTTGATTAGAATCTTTTTTAATATATAAACAACCTGATTTAACCTCAGTAATCCAAATTTCTTTTTTATTTTCAGAATATAAAACTAAATCAAACCCCATCTTGATATTTTTATCTGATGTATTAAAAAAAGGAGACACTGCGCATAATTTTTCAAAATAATACAACAAAAGTACATGAGTTAAAAGTTCGCCCATCATACCAATTTTTGTTTTTTTTGTTTTTTCATCATATCTTTTAAAAAACTCTTTTAAAGTATTTTTATAAGAATATGATTTTCTATCACTTTCTGCTTTTGATATACCATAACAGATTGTAGATAATTGCTTTTTTATTAAATTTTTTAATTCATCTGAAAAAAATTCTATTGTGCAAATACTATATAAGCTTTTTCTCCCATCTACAAATCTAATTCCATCAATTTTTTTTGACATAAATCTTCTTTTTATTAAATGTTTTAATCATTTAGTTTTTATAAAAGGTATTTTAAGTAAAATCAAAATATATTTACTTTCATTTCTAGAAAATTTAATAAACAACAATTATTTTGTAATCTTAAAATTAAATTATATTTTTTTATCACTATAATATATCACTTTCATTAAATAATAAAAAATACTTTCTTAGTTTATTAAAATATAATTTTATCAAAAATAATTTTAAACTAAGAAAATTATATTGTTTTTATAGAATAATTAAAAATTATGAATTGTATCCAAAGGTTGAATCTTCACTTATAAAAATTAAAAACTCAAATTCTTATACTTAGTAGTTACAGATAATATCAAATAACCCCACTTTTAAAACTAAGACAAATATTTAATTATTTATATCTAACCAATATACAGGTTTTATACTATTATAAATAACAGTAATTATAAAAATCTATTTATTAGTTCTTTTTCAATAACGAATTCATTAAATTTCTAAGATAATTCAAATCAATTTAATAAATGATATTTTTTAGGAAGTACGAGGCAAAGGTTTTCTTTTGTGAAGGAGTTACCATCACGGTAATGACTGAATAAAATAAAATTTTTAACGAAGTAATTTCAAAAAAATAGGGGTCAAAAATAGGGGTCAGATGATAACGATAACCTAGGAAAATAGGGGTCAGATGATAACGATAACCTAGTATCTGCTAAAAAATCTGGGGACAGAAATAAAGGGGACAGGTACCTTTTTTTAATTTTTATATTGATATTCAATAGATAAAATCAAATCAATGAATAAAATTTTTGAATAGTTCAATGAAAATTGAAAAAATATTATGGGAGTTACCGTCGGGTAATGACTATGATGTTTTTTTGATTTGAAGAAGAAATCTTTAAAAAGTATGTTTAGTGATTTGATTTGTTCTCTTCGAGAACAAAGTGGCTCCGGCACCTGGGTTCGAACCAGGGACCAAATGATTAACAGTCATCTACTCTACCGCTGAGCTATGCCGGAATTTGAAATATTTTGTCATTTAAAAGTGAAGCTAAAGTGGCTCCGGCACCTGGGTTCGAACCAGGGACCAAATGATTAACAGTCATCTACTCTACCGCTGAGCTATGCCGGAATCTATACTTCCCTTTAAATGGGATGGAATTATATTTAAAATTTTTGTATTTGTCAAGAAATTTTAGGAAAAATTAGCAAATTTTATAAAAATTTAAACCTCCGCTATCTACTTGCTTAACTTCACCTTTTATAACAAGTTTTTTAAGCAACTCTTTTGAATCTTCATCAAACATATTTCCAATGTCTTCTGTTGTTAAAGGTCGTCTAGTAAGTAGTGCTTTTATCTCCTTTTCATCAAAACTATTTATCTGTTTTGGTCTATTTTTATAAGCTATATTTACATTTATCCCTTCAAAAGTGTTAGCAACTTTTTCTAAGGTTTCAAAGCTAACAGGCTCTACCTCATAAGCTGGTGGTCTATCAATAGTTCCTATATCTACCCTATGAGGATTTATCTTTTTTACAGCCTTATAAAGAAGATTTATCTCTTCCTCTTTGTCATTTAAAGTTTTTACAAAAAGTATCTCTAATACAAGCCTGTTTTTAGTCTCTTTTCTAAAACTTATCATACTCTCAATCATTTTGTCTATATCAATTCCAGAGTGAATTCTATCAAGCTTTTTAAAACACTTTTGACTAACACAATCTAGTGAGAGTTTAACAGTATCTAGTTTAAGCAAAGCCTCATAGATTTTACTATCATAAATGGTACTTCCATTTGATAGTATCATTGTTTTTATTTCACCTTTGATTTTATTTATCTCATCTATTAGTTCTGGTAAGTTTGGATAAAGGGTTGGTTCCCCATTTGCAGTAATTGTTATTACATCAATTTTAGAGTGCTTTGCTATAGCCTCTTTTATAGCTGTAACTACTTCAAAAACTGTTGGATATGTAGTCATCTTATCAACTGTTTTTGCTTTTTCTAGTTCACAATATAGACAATCAAAATTACACTGTTTTGAAGAAGGAGATAGATCCACACCTAAAGAGATACCAAATCTTCTTGAGGGAACTGGACCAAAAATAATTGAGTTTGAATATGACATGATTTATCTTTCTATAGAGAGTTTAGAGTAGGAAATTTCCTACTTCTAAAATTTATTTTTTACTTACTCTTTGGCACTCTTTTACAAAGTGAATAGCATTTTCTACTGGAACATCTGGCAAAATTCCATGTCCAAGATTAAAAATATGACCTTCACCTTGCATAATATTTTGAAGAGCTTCTACACACTCTGTAGTTCTCTCTTTTGAGTATAATCTGCATGGTTCCATATTTCCTTGAAGAACATATTTGCTTCCAAGTTTCTCTTTTGCTAATGCCATTGGAGTTCCCCAATCTACACCAAATACATCAAAGTTACCATATACAAGCCCTCTTTCAATAAATGATGCTACACCTTTAGGAAACATAATAACTGGAATATTAGGATACTTCTCTTTTACAAAATCAGCAATCTCAACCATATATTTCCAAGAAAACTCATCATATTTTGATGGTTCAATTGCTGCTGCCCATGAATCAAAGATTTGAACCACATCAGCTCCAGCTTCAATCTGTTTTATCATATAGTATTTAACAACTTGGGTTACTTTTTTAAGTATTTTATGAAGAAGTTCTGGATTTGAGTACATCATCTTTTTACAGATATTGTATGTTTTTGTTCCTTGTCCCTCTATCATATAAGTTGCTAATGTCCAAGGAGCTCCTGTAAATCCAATAAGAGCTTTGTCTTCAGGAAGTCTTTGTTTTAATAGTTTGATTGTTTCATATACATAAGTAAGTCTATTAGCAGCCTCTTCTCCACCTAAAAGGGCATCAACCTCAGCTTCTGTTTCAACTGGTTTATCAAAAATTGGTCCCTCACCTTTTACAAATTTAAGAGCCATTCCCATCTCATTTGGGATAACTAAAATATCAGAAAAAAGAATAGCTGCATCAACTCCAACTATATCAAGAGGTTGAATAGTAACCTCACAAGCAAGTTCAGGGTTATGGCATAAAGACAAGAAATCTCCCGCTTGTTTTCTTACTTCCATATACTCTGGTAGGTATCTTCCTGCTTGTCTCATCATCCATACAGGAGTGTATGGAGTCTCTTTTCTAAGACAGGCATCTACAAAAATTTTTGACATGTATGTTCCTTAAAATAGTCCCTATTTTAAGGGACCTTTCTCTTTTTTTATCTAAAGTGCTTTATGAATAAAGCGTTCCAAAATAGTCCCTAAAGTGTAGGGACTTTTTATTCTTATTTGATTTATTTTAGTGTTTTCCAACTTTTCCAAGGAAAAATAGCCCTACAGCTAAAAGTCCAATAGACAGAGCAAAATATAGCATCTCTAAAGCACCATTGTAACTTGTATGTAAAACCTTTTGGAAAAAGCTTACAATCAAAACCATTACAATAACTTTTGCTATTTTATCTTTTAGTTGGTCTAAAGATGAAATATTTAGTATATTTGCACCATTACTTGTATCCTCTGCCACATCAATTTTTGAAATAAATAGTTCATAAATACCAAAAGCAAAAATCAACATAACAACAGCGATTAAATATAAATCTACTGCTCCAATTATCTTACTAACAATAGCTTCATGGAAATCTTCTGGATGAAGTCCATTTAAATATACATCTAATGTATATTTAAGAACTTCATAGATATCAATTGAAGCTACAATAAAAAGAATTGAAGAACCAATAAGTCCAAATATAACAGCAAGAAGGACAAAAAGTCTTGCCTTCCACATTGCACTTTCAAATAGTTTTTCTATCATAGGGGAATTATTCTCCTAATTCTATCCATTTGAGAGCTATTCTAACTGCATTTGTAGCAGCTCCAACTCTTACTTGATCTGCAACATTGAAGAAATGAACTATATTTGGTTGATATACATCTCTTCTAATTCTTCCAACATAAGTAATATCTGTATCTGTTGAGATAATTGGCATAGGATAAGCATTATTTGCTAAATCATCAATAACTTCAACATTTTCAAATCTTTCTAATGACTCTCTAACTGCTTCAACATCCACTTCTACACCATCATTAAATGTAACAGTAATAGACTCAGAGTGACTTCTAAGAACTGGAACTCTAACACAAGTAGCTGCAACTTGAATATCTTTGTGCATAATTTTTTGAGTCTCTTTTACCATTTTCATCTCTTCTTTAGTAAAACCATTTGGTTGAGCAACATCAATTTGTGGAATTACATTTAGAGCAATTTGGTGAGCAAATGCTTTTTTCTCTGCATCTTCTAATTGGAAAGCAAAAAAGTCTTGCATCTGACGTACTAGCTCTTCCATACCTGTTTTACCTGCACCACTTACAGCTTGGTAAGTTGATACATCAACTCTTTTGATACCATATAACTCATCTAATGGTTTTAAAGATAAAACCATTTGAATAGTTGAACAGTTTGGATTTGCAATAATACCTGTCTCTTTCCATAAAGCAATATCTTCTGGATTTACTTCTGGTACTACTAAAGGAACATTTGGTTCCATTCTAAAGTGGCTTGTATTATCAATTACTACTGCACCTGCTTCAACTGCATATTTAGCAAATTTTTCAGATACACTTCCCCCTGCACTAAAAAATGCAATCTCAACTTCATTTTCAGCAAAACAAGTCTCAGTAAGCTCTAAAACTGTAATCTCTTTATCATCAAACTCTATCTTGCTTCCTGCACTTCTTGCGCTTGCTAATGGAACTAATTTATTAATAGGAAAGTTATACTCTTTTAGTACTCTAAAAAGTTCTTCCCCAACTGCACCTGTAGCACCAACCACTG comes from the Halarcobacter ebronensis genome and includes:
- a CDS encoding YgjP-like metallopeptidase domain-containing protein, with protein sequence MSKLKYLAHYPKEYVEQIQKLLDEKKLDKYLLSKYKTCHEYKSDKALYEYTMDLKNQFLKKSLPLSKVVYDGKINVINDALGLHTIISRVQGGKLKSKNEIRIASIFKNVPQEFLQMIVVHELAHIKEKQHDKTFYSLCTFMEPNYHQYEFDLRVYLTYVDRFGKLY
- a CDS encoding DEAD/DEAH box helicase gives rise to the protein MLKEDLPKKKLIRLLQIAIIFLNEKDINIINLGYKIILMYSNKTADYKPLFDISINKGFIPISKFIEKNLLYKKESFFNILNSSYMENYKSEKIYLTSEQKKLNEFFMNEIDTSLSIVAPTSYGKSELIIEGIKKQLYNNICIIVPTKALVSQTKKRIIESNIENIPSILTFPEMYTPTSKNILAVLTQERLLRLLKKDSHLKFDLVFVDEAHNLLDNNSRSTLLAITIAILNKRNQKAVFKYLTPFLLDSKNLNISYAKHELKEFRVSEYIKSEKFFIRDFREKSENKNIEIYDQFLNKFFEIKNKSFINEIDLIINEQGSKNIIYFNKPKQIELFSIMLSEKLPIVKSKKIEDACKNLSKFLHKDYNLIKCLKKGIIYHHGSVPNQVRLYIEDLFRKEKCIKFIVTSSTLLEGVNLPINKLFMLDNKKGKGLLTPSQFKNLIGRLSRFSEVFSNNSKNMNLLEPEIYLIGSDFIAENADIKGFIKNCMQVDKKHREVPTNVLLENTNISEKNKKEKKEADEFIANFESDILENKKIEKSKTKIGSTCFSNNIVEIDILQYEEEMNNILIEYQDDNERISSPKEVFNVIVKIFLPFIKEKREYENIRRLHHNETQNFYTMFLEWRMNGTPYNYMVGHFLWYWERFNKKEDDTNISNLELETLDVKKYKVELEDEKCLVYVGKWGDEKRGGFAELWTNIRYKTKRKRVNLAIVRIHEEQEFLDNTLIKFIEVLNELEVLEESLYNLIKYGTEDIELILLIKNGISLYLGNKIVNEYSTFIEINLLEETYSIDKRIVQEMMNNNEDTVTIFELAYILGVEIQGL
- a CDS encoding DUF1837 domain-containing protein yields the protein MSKKIDGIRFVDGRKSLYSICTIEFFSDELKNLIKKQLSTICYGISKAESDRKSYSYKNTLKEFFKRYDEKTKKTKIGMMGELLTHVLLLYYFEKLCAVSPFFNTSDKNIKMGFDLVLYSENKKEIWITEVKSGCLYIKKDSNQMTSIFLNRAKADLLKRLNENECSLWENAINGAKIALDNNIDRKKVVEDILLDIEDEVSDENATSLDKNVILVSSLFSSPKNIVESRYIKDFRNRLNKKNSFKKEFIFSIQKETYYKIEDFLRNEIKS
- a CDS encoding radical SAM protein; this translates as MSYSNSIIFGPVPSRRFGISLGVDLSPSSKQCNFDCLYCELEKAKTVDKMTTYPTVFEVVTAIKEAIAKHSKIDVITITANGEPTLYPNLPELIDEINKIKGEIKTMILSNGSTIYDSKIYEALLKLDTVKLSLDCVSQKCFKKLDRIHSGIDIDKMIESMISFRKETKNRLVLEILFVKTLNDKEEEINLLYKAVKKINPHRVDIGTIDRPPAYEVEPVSFETLEKVANTFEGINVNIAYKNRPKQINSFDEKEIKALLTRRPLTTEDIGNMFDEDSKELLKKLVIKGEVKQVDSGGLNFYKIC
- the hemE gene encoding uroporphyrinogen decarboxylase, which gives rise to MSKIFVDACLRKETPYTPVWMMRQAGRYLPEYMEVRKQAGDFLSLCHNPELACEVTIQPLDIVGVDAAILFSDILVIPNEMGMALKFVKGEGPIFDKPVETEAEVDALLGGEEAANRLTYVYETIKLLKQRLPEDKALIGFTGAPWTLATYMIEGQGTKTYNICKKMMYSNPELLHKILKKVTQVVKYYMIKQIEAGADVVQIFDSWAAAIEPSKYDEFSWKYMVEIADFVKEKYPNIPVIMFPKGVASFIERGLVYGNFDVFGVDWGTPMALAKEKLGSKYVLQGNMEPCRLYSKERTTECVEALQNIMQGEGHIFNLGHGILPDVPVENAIHFVKECQRVSKK
- a CDS encoding YqhA family protein, whose amino-acid sequence is MIEKLFESAMWKARLFVLLAVIFGLIGSSILFIVASIDIYEVLKYTLDVYLNGLHPEDFHEAIVSKIIGAVDLYLIAVVMLIFAFGIYELFISKIDVAEDTSNGANILNISSLDQLKDKIAKVIVMVLIVSFFQKVLHTSYNGALEMLYFALSIGLLAVGLFFLGKVGKH
- a CDS encoding aspartate-semialdehyde dehydrogenase, which codes for MRKFNVAVVGATGAVGEELFRVLKEYNFPINKLVPLASARSAGSKIEFDDKEITVLELTETCFAENEVEIAFFSAGGSVSEKFAKYAVEAGAVVIDNTSHFRMEPNVPLVVPEVNPEDIALWKETGIIANPNCSTIQMVLSLKPLDELYGIKRVDVSTYQAVSGAGKTGMEELVRQMQDFFAFQLEDAEKKAFAHQIALNVIPQIDVAQPNGFTKEEMKMVKETQKIMHKDIQVAATCVRVPVLRSHSESITVTFNDGVEVDVEAVRESLERFENVEVIDDLANNAYPMPIISTDTDITYVGRIRRDVYQPNIVHFFNVADQVRVGAATNAVRIALKWIELGE